Genomic segment of Deinococcus seoulensis:
TGAACACTTTGGGCTCAAGGCGCAGTCCGCCTGTTCGGTTCCTCGCCGGGTGGGCGCTTCGTTCAAACAGTTCTGGACGAAGCTCAAGGATCACCAGAAGAAGCAGGCGTTCCGCATGGAGGCCGGACTGAAGCCCCGCCGATTCAAGGGCTTCGATGCGCCGCCTAAGTTCGTTTCGCGCAGCCTGACGATGTTCTACAAGAAAGATTACTCCTTCAAGAAGAACCAGCAGGTCAGCGTGGACACCCTGAACAACCGCATCGTGATCCCCTACGAGGGATACGCCAAGCACCTCCAGCTCATCGTGGATGGTGCCAAAATCGGCTCAGGGACACTCTGGTATGACCGGCGGAAGAAGCAATATTACTTGCTTGTGGCGCTGACCGTGACCCTTCCCGATCCGCAGTCCGAGGATCACAAGCGGGTTGTGGGTGTGGATGTCGGCCAGCGGTACCACGCGGTTGTCTCGGATACCCAGGACAACTCTTTCTTCCAGAGCGGCAAGCAGGCCCGCCAAAGGAAGGAGCATTTCTCCCGCCTGCGTAAGAATCTTCAGCGTAAAGGCACCCGCTCCGCAACAAGGAAGCTCATTGAGCTTTCGGGCCGGGAAAGACGGTTTATCGCTGACTGGAACCACAAGTTGAGCCTTCGTATTCTTCGTCGCTTCCCCAATGCGTTCATCGGGCTTGAGGACTTGACGAATATCCGTGATCGCACCGAGGGACGTAGAACCCACAGGGCGAACAAGAAGTCCCGTGCCAACAAACGTCGCCGGAGTCAGTGGAGTTTTGCTGAGCTGCAAACATTCCTGGCTTACAAGGCCCCACTGAACGGTTGCATGACCGTAAAGGTGGACGCCCACTTCACGTCGCAGGCGTGTACCCAGTGCGGTCATACCAGCAAGGGGAATAGACCGGGCGCGGGACTGATGTTCAGGTGCGAGAGTTGCGGATACGAGGTGCATTCTGACCTCTTGGGTTCCAGAAACATAACGATGAGAACGCTGGTCATCCGGCAAGACTGGATGGTTACGGGGTACTTATCAACCACCCCTGATGTCTCGGACGCTGAAGCCAAAACTGCACGCCTCACGAGGTATGCGGGACTGCGGTGGAGTCCAGAGACAAACCCGCGACTTTAGTCGTGGGTAGTTGATGGCGGCGTGATCGGCATGGAAATCTATTATGCGCGGGAACTGCTGCGCCACGAGCAGGAGCAGCGGGACCTCGCGGCCGCGCATGAGCGCGTAAACCCCCAGCCCGGCCAGCGGCTCGGCGCCCTGATCTGGCATGACGGCAAGCGCAGCGTCGCCTGCGAGATCAGCCACGTCGACGGCCTGAGCGTCACCCTGATCGGCCGGCGCGGCTCGAAGCGGGTCACCGTCTGCGCCAACGCGCAGTACATCGAAGCGGCCCAGAAGAACACCCGGCAGCGGCAGGAGACCCTGACGGCCGGGCGCGGAGCCGGACTCTTCCCGGCGTTCTGAACCCGACCAGTCACCCAGGGAAGCAAGGGACGCTTCCCTGGGCCAGGGGAAGGTGACGGCCCCCCTCCCCCCTCCCGGCGTGCCTTCCCGGCCGCTGCCCCCCTTTCAGGAGTCCACCATGTCCAAGGTCACCCTTCCCGCCGCCCAGGTGCCCCGCGGAGCGCACCTGCACACCCCGCACGGCACGTTCACGGTCACGCGGTCCACGACGACCGCGCGGGCCGTGGTGCTGCGCACCGCCTGCCGCCAGTCCCTGGCGTTCGAAGCGGACCGCCCCGTGCAGGTCACCCTGCCCCACACTCCGGCTGCGGCCGCGCGTGGCGCCTGATGGGCACCACGACCGCGCACTTCCCCAGGGGCACGTCCATGCCCAGTTTCTTCTACGGCACGCTGGTCAGCCGGGAGGGCGGCATCGACCGCTACGAGAAGCCCTGGAGCGGCGGCGTGACCGTCACGGAGGTGGCCGCCAGCGCCCTGGTCGGCCGCGCGGAATTCTACGTGGTCATGCGGTACGGCAGCATGGGTCCGGTGCCGTTCAGCGGGTGGTTCGTCGCGGTGTACAAGGTAGGTTGGACCGGCCAGGAGCACGAGAACTTCTGGTACCGGGACCTGGACGAGTCCATGAACCCCCTCGAGGCCCGCGCCACGAAGGCCGTGCTCACGGCCGCCGAGCAGTACGCGCCACTGCCGCACCTGAGTCCCGAGGACGACGCGGCCGCCCGGCAGGCGAACGGGGAGTCCCGGCGGGCGGGGGTGTCGTACGAGGCGATGCACGCCGCGCGGGAGCGGCGGGACGCGCTCGACCCGGATTTCCAGACGCGCCGCTGGCGGGAACGCTGCTGGGAGCACGTCCGGCAGCGCGAGCGGGCCGCGCGGGTCCCCAGCGGCGCGACCGTGCAGTTCGCCCGAGGCATGACGTTCACGCGCGGCCCGGCGATGGACACGTTCACCCTCGTGCGGGTGGGGCGGCGCGTGCATTTCGAGGACAGCAGCGGGTACCACCGCTACCGCATCGCGGACTGGGAGACGATGGAGTACACCGTCCTGGCCGTCTGAAACGCCCGCGCACGCCCCTGAAGATCAACCCGGCAGGGACGGGGGCTGACCGGCCCTCTCCCCTGCCCTCTTTCCCCCTTTGGAGACCCCCATGAATCCATTCCTTTCCGGAGTTCTGCATGCTGTCCTTTCGTCAACGACCCGCGACTGAAGTCGCAGGCTTGTGACTCCCCTCAGCCTCAACTGCGGGGTGGGCCCCACCTTCGGCGTCATAGAGGGTCACGTCTTCAGCCTCTCGGCTGGGGATGGCTGACAAGCACCCCGAGAACTCCTGTTCCAACTTCCACTGCCACGCCTTCATCCCCACGTTCGTCGCCCCCACCACGTCCGCATGTCCACTCCACC
This window contains:
- a CDS encoding RNA-guided endonuclease InsQ/TnpB family protein, with product MEITLTAKLKLKHTQEQKVALDAFTLSYRDALNHTAKVAFDMGKSSNASKIQKEVYTHLREHFGLKAQSACSVPRRVGASFKQFWTKLKDHQKKQAFRMEAGLKPRRFKGFDAPPKFVSRSLTMFYKKDYSFKKNQQVSVDTLNNRIVIPYEGYAKHLQLIVDGAKIGSGTLWYDRRKKQYYLLVALTVTLPDPQSEDHKRVVGVDVGQRYHAVVSDTQDNSFFQSGKQARQRKEHFSRLRKNLQRKGTRSATRKLIELSGRERRFIADWNHKLSLRILRRFPNAFIGLEDLTNIRDRTEGRRTHRANKKSRANKRRRSQWSFAELQTFLAYKAPLNGCMTVKVDAHFTSQACTQCGHTSKGNRPGAGLMFRCESCGYEVHSDLLGSRNITMRTLVIRQDWMVTGYLSTTPDVSDAEAKTARLTRYAGLRWSPETNPRL
- a CDS encoding DUF6927 domain-containing protein — translated: MGTTTAHFPRGTSMPSFFYGTLVSREGGIDRYEKPWSGGVTVTEVAASALVGRAEFYVVMRYGSMGPVPFSGWFVAVYKVGWTGQEHENFWYRDLDESMNPLEARATKAVLTAAEQYAPLPHLSPEDDAAARQANGESRRAGVSYEAMHAARERRDALDPDFQTRRWRERCWEHVRQRERAARVPSGATVQFARGMTFTRGPAMDTFTLVRVGRRVHFEDSSGYHRYRIADWETMEYTVLAV